A stretch of Gemmatimonadaceae bacterium DNA encodes these proteins:
- a CDS encoding septum formation initiator family protein yields the protein MLARVALWMIMAGALYFALQGGEWSTTDLWKQRARQKQLSAKTDSLSRQVDSMRRLLRAIQNDRSAQERIAREQFGMVKGDREILYRFGAAADTAPR from the coding sequence GTGCTGGCGCGCGTCGCTCTGTGGATGATCATGGCGGGTGCGCTTTATTTTGCGCTGCAGGGTGGCGAATGGAGCACCACCGATTTGTGGAAGCAGCGTGCCAGACAGAAGCAGCTGAGCGCAAAGACCGATTCATTGAGCAGGCAGGTGGACAGCATGCGGCGGCTTCTGCGCGCGATACAAAACGACCGGTCGGCGCAGGAGAGAATTGCGCGCGAGCAGTTTGGAATGGTGAAGGGAGACCGGGAGATTCTCTATCGCTTTGGGGCGGCTGCGGATACAGCGCCTCGATGA
- the eno gene encoding phosphopyruvate hydratase, protein MSTIIDVRGREIIDSRGNPTVEADVTLASGATGRAAVPSGASTGEHEALELRDGDADRYLGRGVQLAVQSIEERIAPALSGLIAADQIVIDRAMIELDGSTNKGKLGANAILAVSMAVARAAANDMGMPLYRYLGGPMARTLPVPMMNILNGGAHATNTVDFQEYMIVPVGADSFGEGLRMGTEVFHALKKVLVKRKLSTGVGDEGGFAPDLASDEDALKVVVEAIEVAGYAPGTEIAIALDCAASELFKGKTYTFKKSGAGSKSADAMIEMYTAWLDEYPIVSIEDGLAEDDWAGWAKLTAALGDRLQLVGDDLFVTSTERLARGIREDVGNAILIKLNQIGTLTETLEAIEMARANGYQSIISHRSGETEDTFIADLAVATGAGQIKTGSASRTDRVAKYNQLLRIEEELGDVAEYPGGAIYGLQG, encoded by the coding sequence ATGTCAACTATAATTGACGTTCGCGGCCGCGAAATCATCGACAGCCGTGGCAATCCGACAGTAGAGGCCGACGTGACTCTGGCCAGCGGCGCCACTGGGCGGGCGGCGGTGCCCAGCGGCGCCTCGACTGGCGAACATGAGGCGCTCGAGCTGCGCGACGGCGATGCCGATCGCTACCTCGGCAGGGGGGTTCAACTTGCTGTCCAGAGTATCGAAGAGCGGATTGCTCCCGCTCTGAGCGGTCTGATTGCCGCAGATCAGATAGTAATTGACCGGGCGATGATCGAGCTGGATGGGAGTACGAACAAGGGTAAGCTTGGCGCGAATGCAATTCTTGCAGTCTCCATGGCGGTGGCCCGGGCGGCGGCTAATGACATGGGCATGCCGCTCTACCGGTATCTCGGTGGTCCGATGGCTCGCACCCTCCCGGTGCCGATGATGAACATTCTCAACGGCGGTGCGCACGCGACCAATACCGTTGACTTTCAGGAGTACATGATCGTTCCGGTCGGCGCAGATAGTTTTGGTGAAGGTCTGCGAATGGGAACCGAAGTCTTTCACGCGCTGAAGAAAGTTCTTGTAAAGCGCAAACTGTCCACCGGCGTCGGCGATGAGGGCGGGTTTGCTCCCGATCTCGCCAGTGATGAAGACGCGTTGAAAGTAGTTGTCGAAGCGATCGAAGTTGCGGGTTATGCCCCCGGAACGGAGATCGCGATCGCCCTCGACTGCGCGGCATCCGAACTCTTCAAGGGAAAGACCTACACCTTCAAGAAGAGCGGTGCAGGGTCGAAGAGCGCGGATGCAATGATCGAGATGTATACGGCGTGGCTGGACGAATATCCGATTGTGTCGATCGAGGATGGTCTGGCCGAGGACGACTGGGCCGGCTGGGCGAAGCTCACTGCTGCGCTTGGTGACAGACTGCAGCTCGTTGGCGACGATCTTTTCGTCACCAGTACGGAGCGTCTCGCGCGCGGAATCCGGGAAGATGTCGGGAATGCCATTCTTATCAAGCTGAATCAGATTGGCACTCTGACCGAGACGCTCGAGGCTATCGAAATGGCGCGTGCGAACGGCTATCAGTCCATCATCTCGCACCGGTCTGGCGAGACTGAGGACACCTTTATCGCCGACCTGGCAGTTGCGACGGGAGCGGGACAGATAAAAACCGGCTCAGCAAGCCGGACGGATCGTGTCGCGAAGTACAATCAACTTCTGCGAATCGAGGAAGAACTTGGTGACGTTGCCGAGTATCCCGGCGGGGCGATTTACGGGCTTCAGGGATAG
- a CDS encoding lysophospholipid acyltransferase family protein has product MIIVSLLLTLITLVVTLVATTLMGTACIIARLAGVKDREGSIFDHTPRVWSKILLAASGTRVVLHNPERAWGQGPQVFVSNHMSWFDIPTLSASLPRYKFVAKAELFKFPVFGPAIRAIGMVPIQRENRKAAFGAYDEAAAKIREGNSVVVFPEGTRGSEYAIRPFKKGPFVLAITAGVPVVPVLTYGTREVLPRGSFLIRPATVHIHLLEPVVVENMEYAARGELAEKVRTRIVEALAEHYGIESVSRPATAIAASDTMQTSNNES; this is encoded by the coding sequence ATGATCATCGTTTCACTGCTGCTCACCCTCATAACGCTTGTTGTTACGCTGGTGGCGACGACGCTGATGGGCACTGCGTGCATCATCGCCCGGCTCGCCGGCGTGAAGGACCGGGAAGGCTCCATTTTTGATCACACGCCCAGGGTATGGTCAAAGATCCTGCTGGCAGCATCGGGCACCCGGGTGGTGCTGCACAATCCGGAGCGCGCGTGGGGCCAGGGACCTCAGGTATTTGTCTCGAACCACATGAGCTGGTTCGACATACCGACGCTGTCAGCCTCGCTCCCGCGGTACAAGTTCGTGGCGAAGGCGGAGCTGTTCAAGTTCCCGGTATTCGGCCCCGCCATTCGGGCGATCGGAATGGTGCCGATCCAGCGGGAGAATCGGAAAGCCGCGTTCGGGGCATACGACGAGGCCGCGGCGAAAATCAGGGAAGGCAACTCGGTCGTTGTATTTCCTGAGGGAACTCGAGGCAGTGAGTATGCGATCAGGCCGTTCAAGAAGGGTCCCTTCGTACTTGCTATCACAGCCGGCGTTCCGGTGGTTCCAGTGCTGACATACGGCACCCGGGAAGTGCTGCCACGAGGATCTTTTCTGATAAGACCGGCGACGGTGCACATTCATTTGCTTGAACCCGTCGTGGTCGAAAATATGGAGTACGCCGCACGTGGCGAGCTCGCGGAAAAGGTGCGAACGCGAATTGTGGAAGCGCTGGCCGAGCACTACGGAATTGAAAGCGTCAGCAGGCCTGCCACCGCAATTGCGGCGAGCGATACAATGCAAACTTCCAACAACGAATCCTGA
- the thiL gene encoding thiamine-phosphate kinase — protein sequence MTADNSDEAVAPLFAHTLRNQTFLPHTPLGGGREFDAIRRLLERWGPRARCIGDDAAILTAMGGMTVVSMDTSVEDVHFRRNWITPAEIGYRSAAAALSDIAAMGAKPIGMLAALTIPESWSSALDEIGDGIGDAGARCDAPILGGDLSRGDKLSLTFTVLGTAARTLCRSGARAGDRVYMTGAVGGSLAALRAFERGTEPLPDARRRFAHPEPRIREAAWLSTAGATAAIDISDGLASDLGHIAAASRVEISIDLERIRTMAGLFPFDAASSGEEYELLATVPDDLDLAGFEREFGIELTWIGTVSAGAAAVRVFFQGEEVEAPTGYLHFKADPPQ from the coding sequence ATGACAGCCGACAATAGTGACGAAGCTGTGGCTCCATTGTTTGCGCACACTCTCCGAAACCAGACCTTTCTGCCGCACACGCCCCTAGGAGGAGGTCGCGAATTTGACGCGATCAGACGGCTCCTCGAACGGTGGGGGCCGCGAGCACGCTGCATTGGCGACGATGCCGCAATACTCACCGCAATGGGCGGCATGACTGTCGTGAGCATGGATACAAGTGTCGAGGACGTCCATTTCAGGCGAAACTGGATTACACCCGCCGAAATCGGGTATCGCTCGGCCGCTGCTGCGCTGAGTGACATCGCGGCTATGGGCGCGAAGCCGATCGGAATGCTCGCAGCGCTGACCATACCGGAGTCATGGAGCTCGGCACTTGACGAGATCGGAGACGGGATCGGTGACGCCGGTGCGCGCTGTGATGCTCCTATCCTGGGGGGTGATCTCAGTCGGGGAGACAAGCTTTCACTGACGTTCACAGTGCTCGGCACGGCCGCAAGAACGCTGTGCCGCTCCGGGGCAAGGGCTGGGGATCGGGTTTACATGACAGGTGCGGTAGGCGGATCGCTCGCCGCATTACGTGCTTTTGAGCGCGGCACCGAGCCGCTGCCAGATGCCCGGCGCAGATTTGCGCATCCCGAGCCGAGAATCAGGGAGGCAGCCTGGTTGTCCACAGCAGGTGCTACTGCCGCGATAGATATCTCGGACGGACTGGCCTCCGACCTTGGGCATATCGCTGCGGCGAGCCGCGTTGAGATCTCGATCGATCTGGAACGGATACGAACGATGGCCGGGCTTTTTCCATTTGATGCCGCGAGCAGTGGAGAAGAGTACGAGCTTCTCGCGACCGTCCCCGATGACCTCGATCTAGCCGGATTCGAGCGGGAGTTCGGCATCGAGCTGACGTGGATTGGAACTGTCAGCGCGGGCGCTGCGGCGGTTCGCGTGTTTTTTCAGGGTGAAGAAGTTGAGGCACCGACCGGTTACCTTCATTTCAAGGCAGACCCGCCGCAGTGA
- a CDS encoding NAD(P)H-hydrate dehydratase, producing the protein MTVRIATAAESMECEMATMATGIAPRTLMERAGQAAAEAIVSRFPLGQWTQVTVATGPGNNGGDGWIVAGLLAARGYRVRVAEAVSARSPDAIGARDRALAACTDSPGSIVLEDNIGSSRLIVDALLGTGSTGTPQGKISPTIESINSAHAAGVWVVALDVPSGVNATNGSADGAIRADLTLAFGTLKRGHLTARDFCGEVLALDIGLTESPAMAALPTLIDTAWAQSHIPVIPWTAHKGTRKRLAVIGGGVGMAGAALLAGRGALRSGIGLLHLIVNRENIGPVHAGVPQALVSAWPEVASDTARVAESSDVIAIGPGLGRSDATRELVERVMLAFNGPLVLDADALNVFENDAASLATLIGNRLAILTPHPAELGRLLGTSVDDVLARRFDIGMELARSVGAVVLLKGTPTVVFVPGGERYVIASGTAALATGGSGDILTGVCATLLSQMSDAGEAAACSAFVHGRAAELCNGVRGITLDDVLEAMPAAWNENATELPAGVLAMLDARK; encoded by the coding sequence GTGACAGTACGTATCGCGACCGCCGCCGAATCGATGGAGTGCGAGATGGCGACCATGGCAACCGGGATCGCCCCCAGAACTCTTATGGAGCGTGCCGGCCAGGCAGCGGCCGAGGCAATCGTCAGCCGGTTTCCTCTCGGTCAGTGGACGCAGGTTACGGTTGCGACCGGCCCCGGTAACAACGGTGGCGATGGATGGATTGTCGCCGGCTTGCTTGCAGCTCGGGGATATCGGGTGCGAGTGGCAGAGGCGGTCAGCGCGCGGTCGCCCGATGCGATCGGCGCGCGGGATCGTGCACTCGCAGCTTGTACCGACTCACCGGGCTCTATTGTCCTTGAAGACAACATCGGATCGTCGCGGCTGATCGTCGATGCACTGCTCGGTACGGGCTCTACCGGGACGCCACAAGGAAAAATTTCTCCGACCATAGAATCCATCAATTCGGCGCATGCAGCCGGGGTTTGGGTAGTTGCGCTCGACGTGCCAAGTGGTGTGAATGCGACGAACGGGAGCGCGGACGGAGCGATCCGGGCTGATCTCACGCTTGCGTTCGGCACTCTCAAACGCGGCCATTTGACGGCGCGCGATTTCTGTGGCGAGGTGCTGGCTCTCGACATCGGGTTGACTGAGAGCCCGGCGATGGCTGCTTTGCCGACGCTGATCGACACCGCCTGGGCACAGTCTCACATCCCCGTCATTCCCTGGACCGCTCACAAGGGTACGCGCAAACGGCTGGCCGTAATCGGCGGCGGCGTGGGAATGGCGGGTGCGGCGCTTCTCGCGGGTCGCGGTGCGCTGCGTTCCGGAATCGGGCTGCTGCATCTCATTGTCAACCGCGAAAACATCGGCCCGGTCCACGCAGGCGTGCCTCAGGCGCTGGTGTCCGCGTGGCCGGAGGTTGCCTCTGATACAGCGCGGGTCGCGGAATCGTCTGACGTCATCGCGATTGGCCCGGGCCTGGGTCGGTCGGATGCGACCCGCGAACTTGTCGAGCGCGTGATGCTGGCCTTCAATGGACCGTTGGTGCTGGACGCCGATGCGCTCAATGTGTTTGAGAATGATGCCGCGTCGCTTGCGACCCTGATCGGGAACAGGCTTGCCATTCTGACCCCTCATCCCGCGGAGCTTGGCCGGTTGCTTGGCACCAGCGTCGACGATGTCCTTGCACGTCGGTTCGATATCGGCATGGAGCTGGCCCGCTCGGTAGGCGCGGTGGTTCTGCTCAAGGGTACGCCAACGGTTGTATTCGTACCGGGCGGCGAGCGGTATGTAATCGCATCCGGAACTGCCGCACTCGCAACCGGCGGAAGCGGCGACATTCTTACCGGGGTTTGTGCCACACTTCTCAGTCAGATGAGCGATGCAGGCGAAGCCGCAGCATGCTCCGCATTCGTCCATGGCCGTGCCGCCGAACTTTGCAACGGCGTGCGCGGCATAACGCTCGACGATGTTCTGGAAGCGATGCCGGCGGCGTGGAACGAGAATGCGACTGAACTGCCCGCAGGAGTTCTTGCAATGCTGGACGCCCGTAAATGA